The Cydia pomonella isolate Wapato2018A chromosome 11, ilCydPomo1, whole genome shotgun sequence DNA window AAGTCAATACAACCTTTATTTGAATCTGAAATCATCAAGGGCTCTTCTTCGATATCATCATTAGAGACATTAGAAACGGTCTCACAATTGTCATTTGTTTCTATGCTACCTGGGTGAACTCCGAATTCTTTAAAAGCCTTAACAAAATTGCTACCATTATCTGTAGTAATAGCAACAATCTTAGGCAAATCTAAGTCAAATTCATGTAAAATGTCTCTTAGTAGATTAGTTATGCGTTCATAATTATGCACTCCCGGGAATCTCCGACATGCCAATGCCCTCGATGATCTTAGAAAAGTATCAGGATCGATCCAATGTGCCGTCAGGCCTAAAAAACTTCTTTTCCGGCTGGACCAGATATCTGCAGTTGCACAGATAAAATTTACCCTGCTCATTAAATCTTTAATTACTTTAACTTGATCATCATAATGTTGATTTATACGACGGGTCAAAGTTGTACGACTCATAATAGTCAATCCCAAACTGTCGACATGCAGTCTCTTTAAGATTCGAATGAAATGTGGATCTTCTACACAACTGAGTGGTATCAtcgaatgtaaaaaaaattttactacGTCGCTATCAAACTCTTCTTGAGAGTAAGAGCTGCTAGTTTTAAGCACTTGACGATTTTGAACTGATGTTGATTGCggcttttttcttttcttctgtATGCAATATGATTTGTATTCTTCAACACAGTCAGGTCCATGTTTTCTCTTCAGGTGTTTAATGAAGTTGGAAGAGCATTTTTTATAGCCTTTTACTTCAACGTTTAATGGTAAACATTTCACGCACGCTGCCACAGTGGACGAATTTGTTGTTTTAGAcgtaattttggaaaaaaacgtACCATCAAATAAAATTTCAGATTCGGAACTTGAGGCTGATGTTTCTTCGCCGACAGCTGGTGAATCCAAATCCATAGTGGAGTTATGGGATGGATTTATAAATTGGACTATTGGATTGTAAACCCGCTGAAGTGTAGTTACATTTGTCAAGTTCAATTGACATTGTCAGTGaggcatattataatattttagtaggACCTCTTCAACGTTATCTAAATAGGTCTGATAACACAATTATAGCGGCAGAGACGATTCAAAAacattatgcactacatctgtactcTGTACACTTCCTTGGGAATTATAATCTGGTATCTGAAGTGTTtatttaacacgttcactgcgggaAAATCTTCAAGTTCGAGTACAGGTACAGGTGTAATgaattatacttactttactatcgtatattgatgaaaattaataaaatttaccctatctattttaatttgctTTAGGACTCTCCCTGAAATAGTTGACAAGGCACGAATAATTTCCATAAAATACGACGggaaaacattatttactaaaatcgtctgcatatttttcaattttatttacagcCTCAAACCAAAATGTTTCAAATACTTGTGGAGGTATCTTCAATAGTTGTTTTCTTAAATGTGATGGCTGTGTAACACATGTGCAATTATCATCTCTTAGGTCTTTATTGTAACGAAGGCCCTTTTCTTGGTGTTTTCGAAATACCTCCATTACTTCTTCCCAACAATCTTCAAAATCTAAAAAGTGTTTTCGTTTGAACATCACCTTCAGGCACCTCTCACGAAAATTTAGCAGACAGCAGCATAAATTGGGCTCTGTAAAATAAACAGGTAcctaacataaataaacatgacctttttatggttttaaaaataataactattatttgttttatatcttACCGTAATTGGCATTTCCTTGACGAATTTTGGTTATTTCTAATTTTGCCTGAAGTTCCATTTTAAAACATCGAAATTCCTCCACATCAATCATGCATGTCattgtgttataaatattaaccCAATTTTTAAGATTCAACACCAAAATTTAATGTGAAAGTGAAATGCTAGAATGACATGTAGAccaaaaacaattttagtgacattaacaaaattataaaataaggtttGCCAATTAAGTAATAAGCCTGGAATTGAAGTAAAGTAATTCAGATTACTTAAGTACTTGATTACCGAGGAATCAATATTACAGTAGTGGATTACAATACCGATTCCAAAGGAATGGATGACAGACGTAATCAAAGTACagtattacattaattttgatTACCCAAATAATCGATTAATGAGGAATCATGATTACTGGAATGTAATCGTGTAATTAATTCCAAAAGGAATCGATTACGTCCAACTCTGTTATGATGGCGATGTGACTAACAAAAGATATCacacattataaaaacattAGGTTTGACGGTTGACGAGAAAATTGTTAGTAAGATCATAGAGCAATAAGAagtatagagtgctcactccatacatcagttttagtaccaaaatgattattatattcgcagtcgacatctagcatcaagtagcggaactctcagtactgctgaaaatcgttgagcttcagactttttgtttgccgcgatatctattgtcgagtggCAGTACTGAGGGTTCCGCTACtggatgctagatgtcgactgcgagtATAATAATCatattggtaccaaaactgatgtatggagtgagaactctattacttcttatttctctatagtAGGATTCATAATTCACCGAACGAGCGCGAAGAGCTTATTTCCATGAATACTACATAATTATAGCACAATCGGActagaacaaacctcgaaatctttggaacagtcctgaaatttggtatgcatGTAAATTTAAGGCCCCTTTTCatgtccacaccatttgacatttggcgACCACGAAGAATCGGAGTCATCTTGGAAAAtatgtaccatcctggagaaattaccaaatttcatgacaaAGATTTTGAGGTTTGtactattccgattgtgctaatagttccattccatccattatgttttaatatatccataataagtgataACTCGATACTTTAGCTATTCTCGTCAATGTATTCTAATTTCCCTTCGATATTCTTGGTTGACAATTTGCCTTAATTTAGCCGTAATATTTCTAACAAGCTAATCATTGTGATTGCGTGATAGCTATGATTGCTCCTAACAACTGCATCTAACAATCGGTTCAACGGAAACTAGAATCAACAACGATAATATATGAATGAAGTTCAGAGTTcgagttttatttattgagtGGCTTGCAAAAACAAAGCTATCATCTGACGAAAAAATATGCACATAACGAACTAATGTTATCTACTGTTCTAATAATAAGTGGCTCTATGAGCTGTAGACCTAACAAACGCACAAGACTCCGCCATAAAAAAAAGGAGATCGATATAAAAtccataatattataattttcatttcatcatTTTTTATATCAACTTATTGTGCCTATAGATGTGCCGTGCCAGCCTGCGAGTCTGCAAACTCCACACTATCCTTGCCACTCTGGTGGCCGGCCGTCGAACATCGCTGCACCCGCCCGGTGCTCGTCAGCGGCATTGTTGGCAACTGCAGCGTGCACAGCTTCATCAACCAGTCTGTTCCGTGTGACAAATGGGTGTACGGTTCCAGGAACTCTATAGTTTCTGAGGTAGATATCTTCTTCTATCTCAAAATCGCATGTTTGAGGTTCGGTACCAACATGAGTCGCTTTATGTTGTAGTGCTTTCCAACCTAGCCGATTTATTACCTTCCTAATAGTTTTGGAGTTTGAAGTGTGTATCCTCCTTGATGCAATCCTTCCGTTCTTTTAATGACCCTCCAGTAGACGAGCAATGCTTTTTTAAGGCTATGAGGCTAGGTATTCCAGACTGTGGTTAGTGTGAGTGCACAGCTTCATCAACAAGTCTGTTTCGCATGACGAGCTTCTAACTTCGTCTGCGACCACAGACAAGATGTAACGGTAGGTACATATCCAACAAAACAGTATAATTGTAGAGTCTGTGTGGAAAGAGAAAAATCGTGGGATATAAGGGAACCAATCTATTTTataactcttctctttccgcacaaacTGTACTTGTATGAGATTCCGTATTTATTGTAACAGTCATCACCCCCACCCCAATATGAATGTTTTCATATAGTATAGAGCCTCCTTGAAAGTCAGtgaaaaaaactgcatcaaaatcggactagtagtttttgagaaaaatggcAACATTGGTTTGCACAAACATCCTCTCACCCCAAACGCATATACCGTCTCCGTTCCGTAAATGAAGGTTTAGTGTCTATTTTGTGCAGTTTGACCTGGCCTGCCAAGAGTGGAAGCGGACGCTTGTGGGCACGGTTCACAACGTGGGTGTGATGATATCCATGCCTCTAATGGGCTTCGTTTCAGACAGGTCAGTGCCTTTTACATACATTCAATAAAAATGTCTTTAGACAACTGATTGACAAGTACAACCTAACTATGCTTATCTACGTAGAAAGAGTACACGGACAGTTGTCGCCATGTATTTCATTAGAATATACTTCGTTAATATGTAAATGAAAAATTTTCCACGACTTTGAAGCTACCTACTTTTATTTGTGTAGATGCATACATTATTGAACGAGCGTTAGCAAAGGCATCCGTTTCATCTtagacaaaaatgctttcgtatatccagatattctcctctacaggtcacatttctcaaccgatACTCGTGAAATTTTGAGAGCAGGttcaaaaactaaatatataccTTTTGTCAATTCAGTTTTcggattttttttcaaaacggCGGGGTTATTAGTGTTCGCGAGCTCTACAACTCACAACGCCAGTAAattatttgtcatatttttacataaaacagCTCTGAATGATGTGTTTCAGATGGGGCCGAAGAAAATCTATAATAGCCAGCGGGCTGGGTCTAGTGGTTGGGGCTTTCAAGACCCTAACCGCGGGTCCGGGCTGGACCGGATATCCCCTTTACTTGTTGCTGGAGCTTCTGGAGGCTGCACTGGTTACTGGAACTTACACCACATGTTTTGTGCTGAGAAAGTATTTTAATACCTTGCAATCTCTTCCCACTTTCATCATTCACTTTTCCAATTTACTTGGTATATGCTGTTACATAGGAAATGCAGATTTTTCTTTTCCTTAGCTCTCTGTCACTCGTCATCTTATCTTACTTTCATTCTGTTTTTATCTCTCAGAATCTCATCCACTTTTTCCTTGATCTACATATTCTACTACCGCCCCGCCCTCCATATTTTTTCATTCCATTTATGTGACTTTCATTCATTCTCATCACACACCGTAGATACTACGGAAGGCCATTGCCCATGactgcaatattattattacatttataataatttttacccTACTTATTGTATGATTTAACATTTCAGTGCTAGAGCTTGTCGGCAAGAACAAACGTATTATCAGCGCCCTAGTCCTCGGGATTATGATTTCCTCAGGAGAACTCCTCCTAACCCTCATCGTTTGGCTCGTCCCCCACTGGAGGCACTTCCAGCTCTTCCTCTACTGCCCTGCCTTCATCTTCCTCGCCTACATCTTCCTTTTAGAAGAATCCTTACGCTGGTTGATTGTTAATGAGAAGAATGATAAAGCTGTCATACTGGTACAGAAGATTTCGAAGTGGAATGGTGTGGCGTTGTCACAGAAGATGATAGATGCTATTCGGAATTCGAAAGTGGGGTTTGATGCGGACAAAGAAGTAGAGAAGGAAAAGTTTCATCCGAAGCTGTTGTTTTCTTCGGCGATGTTGGTCAAAAGGTATTGGTGTTTTTCACTTCTATATTTTTGGGTTCtatcataattaataaataatgtaatttgtatcgtaaaataaataattgaacagGTAACAAGTAGAAGATATTGCCGCGCCTCGCATATATACACAACACTTACACAAATACTACTTGAACTTGTACATAAGGCACGTCATAAAGCGTTGCACAAACtttcctggcagaatatcagcgatgtggcttgctgCATCATCATGCTGAGCCAGCGCCAATTCTCTGCCACAACACATGGTTATGtccttttatgtttttatttctttgttcaaATCgttagtttatcttttaatttaagCTGCATGCCAATGTTTAATAAGTATCTCCTTGTAAttaccatgtatgttgtggaaatgaataaagtgtttatctatctatctatctatcccAACGTTCTTGCTTTGGTGATAATGAGTAGTATAAGTGCTACGAGAATAATAAATTGCTATAttagtactatatttttaaacagcatGGGCCCGGTGATAGATGTtatctccatataatttataaattataaccttAAACCGGAAAATCACGCAAAATATTAGTGATGTGATATGATTGGCATTTTTTGTTGACATTTTCAAAATACCGTACCATGATAAAGAACGAGGGTATAATTTCCAGTgtcgtaatttatttttgagttatttacGAACCCTACTTATATCGATCTTGGGACTTAACAATAGACTGGATTGCGCAAATCAACACAAAACTGATCATCACAGTTTCTTAAAAGAACATAAACTCGTTATTCCTGTGAAATGGTCCATCTATGTACAAAAAAACACAGTCTGTAATTTGTACCCCAAACCCTATTGCTCTGGCTGCTTCTTATGTAACCATATTTCTGCAGGTTGATCGTATGCTCATGGTGGTGGTTCACAGCAGCATTTGTCTACTACGGCCTCCTCATCAACTCTGtaactctgcctggcaacaagATAGCGAACTTCGCTCTGTCCGCTATCTCGACGCTCATTGGCGAATTCATCGCTTGCTTCTCGCTCAATAAGATCGGAAGGAAGTATACTTTGCTAGGAGGGTTCCTGGTATGTGGGATCGCCTGCGTAGCTGAAGCTTTTGTACCCAAAGGTATGAGCAATAAGTAAACAAAGAAGTTCTTGTAACATGTAATATGTAACAACAGCGACATTTTCCATTTATTCAATTTCACAATTCAACAGCCAACAAGATTGACCAAAAAGTATCGTGCGCCTAAATACCACGGCGCCTTCTTATTCGTTCATTTTGACTTACATTTAAACTCTTGCCAATACCTAtgaaattttatgtaatttttaggAATTTTATATGGGCACTATTTCCACTGTGAGCTGTATGAACCAAGATGCTACCTATATTCAGTGTCAACGGGTCCATGCTTCAGAATCGAAAAATATTGCAATTTCTATAATACTGTTTCAGCTGCCAAGACGGAGTTAATAGTGATATTCCTACTCGGCAAAATGTGCATATCTATCTGCTTCAACGGCATCTACGTATACACATCCGAGCTGGTACCCACTAGTGCGCGAGGCTGCTTAGTGGGCGCTTGTTCCATGGTAGCTAGAGTTGGCTCTGTGCTAGCACCCTTGACTCCACTGTTGGTGAGTCTATGGCCTTATAAGATGTGCATAATCTATCTTCTACCGTATTTACGTGGTGCCCACCAGCGCGCAAGGATGCATAGTGGGTGCCTGTTCTACGGTGGCTAGAGTTGGCTCTGTGTTAGTACCTCTGACTTCACTATTGATGAGTAGGTGatggcctttcaactttttatttaatcttttaatTTCACCAATACGTTCAAAGACTGACTACTGATAAAGGTATTCCTCTGTCAAGGATAGACACAATCTGATGATATAATCAGTGCATGGCTGGAACTGCTCGAAGTGTCTCATTATACATTGCCATTTTGACGTTGAACAGATGAAGCCAAAGCTAatatgatgaaaaataaatgaaagatGATTCAAAACCTAGATTATTTTacaagtagccttaccacgactgccttatcAACGTTAAACTgatatattcgctaacgtctgcgtgaTTTACTCTCTATACATCTCGGTCGCACTAATATACAAGAAAGAgcaagatgcatagaaagtaagttacacgTGCTACCGAATATGCCAGtatcaaactggtggtagccgtactgtgccttgcttgtaataaaaaaatactatatctACCGTCATACATTACCTAATCAAAAGAATTTAATTCTACAGAGGCTAGAAACTAACAAGTGGCAGTCACGCTTTtgctaatattattttgttaaccAAGTTTAATACTgttatgtatgtgtgcgtgagCGCACCACCCCGCTTCCATTACTACATGTAATAAAGCAGTGTGTCTATAGCCATCGGTTGTTTCACTCGCGCCCTTCCCGAATATAACATTGGCGGCGATCTACCTACGCACAcgcgaaaataaaaatgtccagTGCGCATTTCGGAATTTTGCCTACGTTTGATCACCATTCGCAGACCTGGAAAACGTTTAAATCACGTTTATTACAATGGTTTGtggcaaataaaataaacgcgACGTCGGACGCGGGAGGCGAACAAAGGCGAGCGATATTACTTAGCACACTCATTGACGGTACTTACAAACTCGCAGCGGATTTAGCGTTGCCCAAGAAGATAGAAGAAGTACCATACGAAGATGTATTAAAGTTGCTGGAAGACCACTTTGTCCCAAGGGTGTTTGGTTTTAGTGAACGGTACAAATTTTATTCGGCTGTTCAACAAAACGGAGAGACGCATACCCAATGGGCGGCAAGGCTACGTGGTTTGTCAGCGGATTGCGACTTCACAAACGTGGAGGAAGTTCTTCGCGACAGATTTATGATGGGCATGCTGCCGGGACGGGAGCGGGACAAGGTTTTCACGCAGGACCTCAAGGAGCTGACGCTTACCAAGGCGGTGGAGTTGGCTAACGCGGTGCGCTGCGCGCGGGAGGTGTCAGCGGGTGCAGGGCAAGCGGCCTCGACGAACGACCAGCTGTTCAAGATCACCAGCGAGACCAAGGATACAGCCCGTGAAAAATGTGCAGTGTGCGGTTATTCAAACCATAAGACGGCCGAATGTCGTTTTTCTAATTATCGATGCAAGAAATGCCGCGGTAAAGGCCATTTAAAAAGAATGTGCAAAACAGTAAAGTGCATTATGGCGAATGACGTGAGCGAGGGAGACGATGGTAAGTTGTTTAATATTCGTTCCATAAAGGGGGCACCCATGTTAGAATGGGTCACCGTACAAGGCGTGCCTTTACAGTTTGAAATTGATAGCGGGGCAGCGGTCACGGCGATGTCACCGCAGCTGTTCAACAAGCATTTCTCTAAAGTGACGATTTGCGAACCTAAGAAAAATCTGGCGTCATATAACGGCGGTAACCTGGACTGCATAGGTATGGCGCCAATGCCCATAGAATACGCGGGGCGTACACAGCTGATTGATGTTTACATTATTCGCAATGGTGGCCCGCCGATTTTAGGTCGAGATTTCATTTCATCATTTAACTTAGAAATGACAACAGCAGTTAATTACTGTACGCAAAAACAGGATGAACTGGaaatattgcaaaataattATCCGGCAGTATTTTCAGATAACTTAGGCCTATTTAATAAGTACAAGGTAGGGTTGCAGCTTAAACCAGAcgcgaaaccggttttttttaaagcgcGACCGTTAGCATTTGCACTAAAAGGAAAAGTGGACAAGGAAATAGACCGCTTAGTAAGTCTAGGTGTGTTAAAGCCTGTTGAGTATTCGGAATACGCATCTCCAATAGTTCCggtgttaaaaaataatggcACTATGCGTATTTGTGCTGATTATTCGGTCAGCATTAATAAGCAGCTGTGTGTGGAGCAATATCCGTTACCCACAATAAAAGAGTTGTTTTCTAAATTACACGGAGGACAAACGTTCTCAAAGCTAGACTTATCTTCCGCGTACACTCAGCTTGAGTTAAAGCCGGAGTCACAGCATCTTACCTGCATAAATACGCATCGTGGTTTATTTTTCTACACACGCTTAGTTTTTGGGTTGGCTAGTGCCCCGGCTATATTTCAGCGCGCGATTGATAATTTGCTTAGTGGAATGGACGGAGTACTGTGTTTACTGGATGATATATTGATAACCGGTAAAGATGACACTGAACATTTGCAAAGATTAAACGcagttttaaaaaaattagaaaacgCAGGCTTAACTTTGCAAAAAGAAAAATGCGTATTTTTTCAAGACAAGGTGCAATATTTAGGCTACATAATTGATAAAAACGGACTTCACAAATCACCGGACAAGGTAAAAGCAATCCTGGAAGCCCCAGTACCGAccaatgtaaataaattgcaATCATTTTTAGGTTTAGTAAACTACTACCGTAATTTTGTGCAAGGGGCATCCATGATACTTTCACCTTTGTATGATTTGTTGAAGAAGGGAGTCAAGTGGTGCTGGAGAGAGGAGCATAATCGagcatttgaaaaaataaaaaaaagcctaGCTTCCGATCAGGTTTTAGCCCATTTTGACCCAAATACGAATCTAG harbors:
- the LOC133522491 gene encoding uncharacterized protein LOC133522491 isoform X2, whose protein sequence is MSSAHFGILPTFDHHSQTWKTFKSRLLQWFVANKINATSDAGGEQRRAILLSTLIDGTYKLAADLALPKKIEEVPYEDVLKLLEDHFVPRVFGFSERYKFYSAVQQNGETHTQWAARLRGLSADCDFTNVEEVLRDRFMMGMLPGRERDKVFTQDLKELTLTKAVELANAVRCAREVSAGAGQAASTNDQLFKITSETKDTAREKCAVCGYSNHKTAECRFSNYRCKKCRGKGHLKRMCKTVKCIMANDVSEGDDE
- the LOC133522522 gene encoding organic anion transporter 3-like → MSSQTIPMSVAVKPAEPVTSIGSMATFGRFQRWQYVLATIPILFTAMSNINYVFSAAAEDARCAVPACESANSTLSLPLWWPAVEHRCTRPVLVSGIVGNCSVHSFINQSVPCDKWVYGSRNSIVSEFDLACQEWKRTLVGTVHNVGVMISMPLMGFVSDRWGRRKSIIASGLGLVVGAFKTLTAGPGWTGYPLYLLLELLEAALVTGTYTTCFVLRKYFNTLQSLPTFIIHFSNLLGICCYIGNADFSFP
- the LOC133522491 gene encoding uncharacterized protein LOC133522491 isoform X1 gives rise to the protein MSSAHFGILPTFDHHSQTWKTFKSRLLQWFVANKINATSDAGGEQRRAILLSTLIDGTYKLAADLALPKKIEEVPYEDVLKLLEDHFVPRVFGFSERYKFYSAVQQNGETHTQWAARLRGLSADCDFTNVEEVLRDRFMMGMLPGRERDKVFTQDLKELTLTKAVELANAVRCAREVSAGAGQAASTNDQLFKITSETKDTAREKCAVCGYSNHKTAECRFSNYRCKKCRGKGHLKRMCKTVKCIMANDVSEGDDVFTE
- the LOC133523136 gene encoding organic cation transporter protein-like produces the protein ISVLELVGKNKRIISALVLGIMISSGELLLTLIVWLVPHWRHFQLFLYCPAFIFLAYIFLLEESLRWLIVNEKNDKAVILVQKISKWNGVALSQKMIDAIRNSKVGFDADKEVEKEKFHPKLLFSSAMLVKRLIVCSWWWFTAAFVYYGLLINSVTLPGNKIANFALSAISTLIGEFIACFSLNKIGRKYTLLGGFLVCGIACVAEAFVPKAAKTELIVIFLLGKMCISICFNGIYVYTSELVPTSARGCLVGACSMVARVGSVLAPLTPLLGNWWHPLPTLLFGSSALIAALLTLSTPETLQRDLPDTVAQAKAFHQ